A window of the Lactobacillus amylovorus DSM 20531 genome harbors these coding sequences:
- the lgt gene encoding prolipoprotein diacylglyceryl transferase, with product MTKLVINPVAFQLGNLSVKWYGIIMAVAIILAAFMAINEGKKRHIIPDDFVDLLLWAVPLGYVGARIYYVIFEWCYYSQHPDQIIAIWNGGIAIYGGLIAGLIVLLVFCYKRELPPFLMLDIITPGVMAAQILGRWGNFVNQEAHGGSTTLHFLQSLHLPEFIIQQMKIGGTYYKPTFLYESFFNLIGLILILSLRHKKHVFKQGEVFMTYLLWYSVVRFFVEGMRTDSLYIFGIIRVSQALSLVLFIATIILWIYRRKVVKPKWYLEGSGLKYPYTRD from the coding sequence ATGACTAAACTAGTGATTAACCCGGTGGCATTTCAATTAGGAAATTTAAGTGTCAAATGGTACGGCATCATTATGGCAGTAGCCATTATTTTAGCCGCTTTTATGGCGATTAATGAAGGTAAAAAAAGACACATTATCCCTGATGACTTTGTAGATCTACTTTTATGGGCCGTGCCGTTAGGCTATGTTGGTGCACGAATTTACTATGTCATCTTTGAATGGTGCTATTATTCGCAGCATCCTGATCAAATAATCGCTATTTGGAATGGCGGAATCGCCATTTATGGTGGTTTGATCGCGGGTTTGATAGTGCTGCTGGTCTTTTGTTATAAAAGAGAATTGCCACCATTTTTGATGCTCGATATTATCACGCCAGGAGTGATGGCCGCCCAGATTTTAGGACGCTGGGGCAACTTCGTTAACCAGGAAGCTCACGGTGGTTCTACAACCTTGCACTTTTTACAAAGTTTGCACTTACCAGAATTTATTATTCAGCAAATGAAGATTGGTGGAACCTATTATAAACCAACATTCTTATATGAATCATTTTTCAATTTGATTGGTCTGATTTTAATTTTATCCTTGCGTCATAAAAAACACGTTTTTAAACAAGGTGAAGTTTTCATGACGTATCTTCTTTGGTATAGTGTAGTTAGATTCTTTGTTGAGGGGATGAGAACGGATAGCCTATACATTTTTGGTATAATACGTGTATCACAGGCATTAAGTTTAGTCCTATTTATTGCTACAATTATTTTATGGATTTATCGACGCAAAGTTGTTAAACCTAAATGGTATTTAGAGGGTAGCGGGTTAAAATATCCGTATACAAGAGATTAG